The region AACGTGTTCGCCGTCTCGACGCGGGCGAGTCCGTCCATCGAACAGAGCCTTTCGACGCCCTCCTCGGGGAGGGTGACGAGCAGAGACCCGAAGCGGAGTTCGTCCTCGACGGACCCGCCGACGTCCGAGACGGCGTCCGCTACCGCGGAACGCGTGACGTCGGACTCCTCGTCGAGTTCGACGACCAGCGACGCCGTCTCGTCGGGCATCGGGTCCTCGCACATGCGCCGGACCGGGTGAGAGCGGTACATACCCGATGCGACGGACGCGAACCTCAAAAAGGAGAGCGTCGAGTCAGTTCTCGGGCCAGTAGGAGAGCGACCCCCGCCCCGCGGAGCAGTCGGGACAGGACGGCGGGAACGACGCCACCGACCCGACGGCCCCGCATTCGGCGCAGTACCAGACGAGGAACGCCCCGTCGCCCCCTCTCGCGGCGTCGCGGGGCGTCGCGTCCGGAGTCGGGCGGGCGGTTCGGGTACGGGAACGAGAACGGGCGCGGGCGTTCGCGGCCGTCGCGGGCCCCGCGTCGATGCTGGGTTTGGGGTCCACGCGGGCGCGGGGGCGGCGGCGCGGCGGGTGTCGTTGCGAGGAGGTTCGGGAACTCATGCCTCCTGTACGCGTCCCCAGACTATAAAGTCAGTGTATCTCTTAGG is a window of Halopelagius longus DNA encoding:
- a CDS encoding DUF7130 family rubredoxin-like protein, whose protein sequence is MSSRTSSQRHPPRRRPRARVDPKPSIDAGPATAANARARSRSRTRTARPTPDATPRDAARGGDGAFLVWYCAECGAVGSVASFPPSCPDCSAGRGSLSYWPEN